In Amblyomma americanum isolate KBUSLIRL-KWMA chromosome 8, ASM5285725v1, whole genome shotgun sequence, the DNA window tcttAAGGAAAATATTTCGTTCTAAAGAGCTTTCATTGGTGTTAAAGGCAACTCGCTGAAATTAAGCCAGTCGCTCTTATACAGAAAACCAGCGGAAAAAAATGCGGACAAGTAGACTAGAGGACAAACACGGTGCGAATAAAACGCatgtttttttgcgctggtttttcAATATGAATCCATTCCAACTAACTCAGTTTTTTGCCCGAATTGATTTTATTACTTGTATATGCCTAACCTGCAGCCTAGGATCCGCTTTTCATGcgaaaatatttttatttatttatttgtggctAGTTTCAATAAACAAAGACCTGCTTAAAAGTAGGGGGCTATGAAGTATCACGCGATTGTCAATGTGCATCACAATGTCTCTCCGGGATCTAGATTACAGGGAATTTGCGGAGGCTCCCATTGAAAGTCACTCAGCTACGGCGATGTTTGTTTTGCTGATGTACACGTGGTGACAACAAGACAGCTTTTTTCCATATTGTTCGGTGCGTTTTTCTCGTTGTTTTTAGGCTTGCCGGACCAAGATTACGAAGAATAACCTGGCCTTGCCTCTGGGCATCGCTGCTTACGACATCGAGTATGACGCTGAAGAATCTCCGTTCTTGGGTCTGAACCTGGGCCGTGGCCAAATCCGACGTGTTAGGATGCTCAAGAACATGCGCGACTTTTTCAAGGATGGCTTAAGAGACTGCGGCCAACTTGAATCGTGCTTTACCATTACCTAATCAACGGATTTTTTATAGGAGATGAACCCATGGTACCATGCGAACGATCTGCGGCTTGCTGCGCTAATACGACTTTCAATAACATGATGTTTAAATGTCTTGCAAAGAGGGATTCAACAATCGAGCTTCCAATTTGGCTACAAAAGATCCTCTTCCCGATCtagttttttcttttaatttctttttggtGCGTAAGCACTAATTCGGTGGCTACCAGCCGCGAGCAAAACCTTACGTTGCCTGTTCTGttgttcgcagctggcctagcgcgagcgctccataccgcggcactgcccgctgaTCGTAGACTTGTACGAAGCAGAAATTCGTGCTTTCCCACTGATTTGAATGTATTAAACACTCTATGTAGTTTTTTTAAAACGAGTAGCTGATATAAAGCTGTTCCGCTGAACGAAAGTGGACGTCACGTGGTGATTTGTTCTTAACAGCGTCCCCATGACCAGCCGCTGTTGGCACGTCTGTAGCCGATTTCAGCAGCCGCTCTTCGCCGTAGTTGGCGCCGGACGCCAGCATAATCTTCAGGGGACTTTTGCTAGGCGGACGCAGTTCGTTCTGAACAGACGCCCGTGGCTGCGTGGATACGTACTCGTGACCGGCGGCGGAAATGGAACTGGAGACAAGAGCTGCCCGCGTGAATCCGAGCGTGAACCTGATACAGTTCGTGGGCGAACAGACCACTAATCTCAGCTGCTTAACGAATTATTCGTATCAAAAATAGCGATGCAGAATGGGGGTCAGTTGGTcatttaaaattttaaaaatatagcTTTAGAACCAGGTAGAAACGACGAGGATAGGACGGATGCTACTCTGCTGTCCTCGCCTTTTCCACATGACTTTTCCACGTGACAGCCGGGATGTGGATGCATATCAGGTACAGGAATATTTTGTTCATCATTGCATTTACGctaggcagtttttttttaaaagcacACTTCCAACTCACGACACGAACGCATCAATAAAATTTTACCCGACAGAAGCAATATGGTAGAGTGGCTGAACTTCTCTGGCTAGACATCGACAAGTAGGGTTTTGACGTCTGAAGGCTCGACTGAAACACTACCCGTGTTCCCTTTCAAGCGTGTTTCGAGGCACCAAATTTCTTTGCTAAGCTTCCTCCTAATGGTATTTCTTATTTGAAGTTCTCAAAAAAGTATACTAGTAGATTCACTTCGCATGTGCGTCCCGCCCAGCGTCACCGCAATGGAAACAGCAAATTTAAAGGGAAGCAAGTTTTCGCTACGGTGTTACCAGCTGAATCTGTTCTACCAGGCATATTTAGCTTCCGCTCGAGGGTATCGATTGATGCCGAGCTTTAGCCCTTCCTGCGTTAGTCACTTTGTAACTCTTATTGCTTTGGAATTCTTTGTGAAGGTCGAATATTGCTGAAACACCCAAAGGATAAAAATAAGCTCGGATATAAAGCTGCGGCGAGAAAGACAGCCACTCATGAGAGAGGCGAACGTATGCACGCAGGGCGTGCTTTTTGATAGAACGCCCAGTGGAAAGGGGCCTGCAGGACATGAGCCCTAAGCCAGCAACTGGCTAACACCAGTACTACTGTTGTTCCACGTCAGCTGTTGTGCCACGTCATGCACATAACAGCGAGCCGGCAACATGCCATCAAATATCCAAGTATTCGTTTTCGACTGACCGTTCCGTCTTCTTAGAGGTGCCGAGTTCACCTGCCGTGATGGACGGCTTTTAACTGCGAGGTGCCAGTCGGAACGATATGCCTTAACCGAGAAAGGAGGCGTGGGAAGCCTGTTTTATTTATCTTTTCCTTCTTTAATGTGGCTATAAAACGTGCTGTGTATGCTCAAATATGCACGACAGTTTCGTTCCTCGCCCTGCGCTGTGCCCTCAGAAGCTCAGTCTCGCTGCCACCTTACTGTTATTAAAAATGGAACCTTGCaagtatatacagggtgtttcacctaagactttgcacaatCTTCTGTCAAGTAAAGCCCGCCTTCGTGGATGAACTCCCTATGTTGTCAACAGGCGTATAAGCATGACACATGCCCACATCCACTTAGTCGGGCAATCCAACTTTGGTCTGTCTAAACGTAGCATCCTAAGGAGGGTCATTACAGCTGGTGACGTCATTCCACTGCAGTGCTGACTTCACGGATACTGCGCTGATATACTGATGTGTACTCTTTGTATTTATAGCGAATCGGTGTTACCCATCAATGTTATCCAAAAtgtaaaagaaaggaaggaaatttGAGTTGTTGCAGGGTAGTGCGTTAGGCAGTAAAGATGCTAGACGCCAAGATGATTCAGATTCACCATGAGCCACACAGCATGAAAACAACTACGAACCTGAGGCAGCAACGATAAGGACAAGCTCTGTCTTCAGGAAGCAATGTGCCTCCCGTTCATTACGGATGTATGACAGACCTCTCTTGAGGTGCCATGACGGGATCCTACATCACGACATATTAAGAGAGGCCCTAAGTGGATGATCTTTAAAATACACTTCTCTATATTTTCGGCTTGCACGCATAAACCGCGGAAGTTGAGGTAAGGCATGCGGCGTTGGAATAACCGACTTAAGCATATCGGACTACTTGTGCTGTGACAGAAATGTGATAACGATGTAAGAATGACCAGCTGGTTAAGGATCACTCCgagtaaagaacaaaaaaatggcaACGGTTACACTTTGTTAAACCTGGGTGTATAACGTTAGGTATGTAGCTatgattggtttttggttttATTTGCAATTAACTAATTAAAAATAATTCTGGTCGctttccaacggtatatgacAGGGTTCTACAGCGCAAAGTTTGGTTTTAACCGCAATTAACTAATTAACGGTAATAATTCGGGTTGATAACTGGCAC includes these proteins:
- the LOC144100664 gene encoding uncharacterized protein LOC144100664 — encoded protein: MRCQWLLFRNGKLGVDLPDRWTSYGVNTEACRTKITKNNLALPLGIAAYDIEYDAEESPFLGLNLGRGQIRRVRMLKNMRDFFKDGLRDCGQLESCFTIT